A DNA window from Longimicrobium sp. contains the following coding sequences:
- a CDS encoding DUF3857 domain-containing transglutaminase family protein: MRAFAALLGLSLAASALNAQAPRITERGDPSVKDDTIYRLAVKPEDFPDESSVLLLDDGVVIYNADGTDSRTYRTVAQVLTQEDVEGWAENTFGYDASRQRLRLNWARVIGPDGRVISDRPAQDRESLAEVSESAPVYTDQKVRRISLAGVVPGAIVDYSYTIENVQPLLPGDFLANWSVHAGRPVRRSRYVVEIPASLQPRVKEENLDFTRRTRRGDGTVVYEWSTAEVPRVEPEPFAADSNGVWMSITMTGPVTWADVARWYHGLSHDRYAVTPEMEARFAEVVKDAKTRDDSLRALHRWVAQDFRYVSLSLGIGGYQPRTPASVLEAQYGDCKDKATFFIALARRMGVAAYPVLLSSTGGVERGMPSLSQFDHMIAAVEKPGGGYTFLDLTAELTPYGSVPPSYQGEFGLVVHPDGRAEEVTFPEDPPAANRRETKIAGELAPDGTFRGTVDTRVGGGMQYALRNAFARRYSAREKQDLGRSAAQGMFEGATADSLEIFDGRDLLAEPRTRLWLSGGRAASRSGETLILTLPVGNGESSSTISELEAAPAPRRFPIDVAAVVGPIESVSEFRVTLPAGYRARLPQNVTATSAFGTYQAEYAQAGRELRVTKRIRGARGVLPPDQVGALVAWLKEMSKDDVRFVVLEPAGS; the protein is encoded by the coding sequence ATGCGTGCCTTCGCCGCCCTCCTGGGGCTGTCGCTCGCCGCGTCCGCGCTCAACGCACAGGCGCCGCGCATCACCGAGCGGGGCGACCCGTCGGTCAAGGACGACACCATCTACCGCCTGGCCGTCAAGCCCGAGGACTTCCCCGACGAGTCGTCGGTCCTGCTCCTGGACGACGGCGTGGTGATCTACAACGCCGACGGCACCGACTCACGCACCTACCGCACCGTGGCCCAGGTGCTCACCCAGGAAGACGTGGAGGGGTGGGCCGAGAACACCTTCGGCTACGACGCCTCGCGCCAGCGCCTGCGGCTGAACTGGGCCCGGGTGATCGGGCCCGACGGCAGGGTGATCAGCGACAGGCCCGCGCAGGACCGCGAGAGCCTGGCCGAGGTCTCGGAGTCGGCCCCCGTCTACACCGACCAGAAGGTGCGCCGCATCTCGCTGGCCGGGGTGGTGCCGGGCGCCATCGTGGACTACAGCTACACCATCGAGAACGTGCAGCCGCTGCTGCCGGGCGACTTCCTGGCCAACTGGAGCGTGCACGCCGGCCGGCCCGTGCGGCGGTCGCGCTACGTGGTGGAGATCCCCGCCAGCCTGCAGCCGCGCGTGAAGGAGGAAAACCTCGACTTCACCCGCAGGACGCGCCGCGGCGACGGGACGGTGGTGTACGAGTGGTCGACCGCCGAGGTGCCCAGGGTGGAGCCGGAGCCGTTCGCGGCCGACTCGAACGGGGTGTGGATGTCCATCACCATGACGGGGCCGGTGACCTGGGCCGACGTGGCGCGCTGGTACCACGGGCTCTCGCACGACCGCTACGCGGTGACCCCGGAGATGGAGGCGCGCTTCGCCGAGGTGGTGAAGGACGCGAAGACCCGCGACGACTCGCTCCGGGCGCTGCACCGCTGGGTGGCGCAGGACTTCCGCTACGTGTCGCTGTCGCTGGGGATCGGCGGGTACCAGCCGCGCACCCCCGCCTCGGTGCTCGAGGCGCAGTACGGCGACTGCAAGGACAAGGCGACCTTCTTCATCGCGCTGGCGCGGCGGATGGGCGTCGCCGCCTACCCCGTGCTCCTCTCCTCGACCGGCGGGGTGGAGCGGGGGATGCCCTCGCTCAGCCAGTTCGACCACATGATCGCGGCGGTGGAGAAGCCGGGCGGCGGCTACACCTTCCTGGACCTGACGGCGGAGCTCACCCCGTACGGCTCCGTCCCGCCCTCGTACCAGGGCGAGTTCGGGCTGGTGGTGCACCCCGACGGCCGCGCCGAGGAGGTCACCTTCCCCGAGGACCCGCCCGCGGCCAACCGCCGCGAGACGAAGATCGCGGGCGAGCTGGCCCCCGACGGCACCTTCCGGGGGACGGTGGACACGCGGGTGGGCGGCGGGATGCAGTACGCGCTGCGCAACGCCTTCGCGCGGCGCTACTCGGCGCGCGAGAAGCAGGACCTGGGGCGCAGCGCCGCCCAGGGGATGTTCGAGGGCGCCACGGCCGACAGCCTGGAGATCTTCGACGGGCGCGACCTGCTGGCCGAGCCGCGCACGCGCCTGTGGCTCTCGGGCGGGCGGGCGGCCAGCCGGAGCGGCGAGACGCTGATCCTCACCCTCCCGGTGGGCAACGGCGAGTCGAGCTCCACCATCTCCGAGCTGGAGGCGGCGCCGGCGCCGCGCCGCTTCCCGATCGACGTGGCGGCGGTGGTGGGCCCCATCGAGAGCGTCAGCGAGTTCCGCGTGACGCTCCCCGCGGGCTATCGGGCGCGGCTGCCGCAGAACGTGACGGCCACCAGCGCCTTCGGCACCTACCAGGCCGAGTACGCGCAGGCCGGGCGCGAGCTGCGGGTCACCAAGCGCATCCGCGGGGCGCGCGGGGTGCTCCCGCCGGACCAGGTGGGCGCGCTGGTCGCCTGGCTCAAGGAGATGTCGAAGGACGACGTGCGCTTCGTGGTGCTGGAGCCCGCCGGGAGCTGA
- a CDS encoding response regulator, with protein sequence MPGKTVLLVDTHEDSRAIYATILKHHGFGVLAAAFHAEGVRLARERLPDLIVLEYGLPRSEALEAAHALRSDALTGTIPLLALSTAFSEADRERALAAGFSAYLLKPCPPLQLLAETRRLLGMRLHNGHEASRE encoded by the coding sequence GTGCCCGGCAAGACCGTGCTCCTCGTGGACACGCACGAGGACAGCCGCGCCATCTACGCCACCATCCTGAAGCACCACGGCTTCGGGGTGCTGGCCGCCGCGTTCCACGCGGAGGGGGTGCGGCTGGCGCGCGAGCGGCTGCCGGACCTGATCGTGCTGGAGTACGGCCTTCCCCGCTCGGAGGCGCTGGAGGCGGCGCACGCGCTGCGCTCCGACGCGCTGACCGGGACCATCCCCCTGCTGGCGCTCAGCACCGCCTTCTCCGAGGCCGACCGCGAGCGGGCGCTGGCCGCCGGCTTCAGCGCCTACCTGCTCAAGCCCTGCCCCCCGCTCCAGCTCCTCGCCGAGACCCGCCGCCTGCTGGGGATGCGCCTGCACAACGGGCACGAAGCGTCGCGAGAATAA
- a CDS encoding ankyrin repeat domain-containing protein, with product MPTRSLPARPSLAQLKLQAKELQRAHREGKPSAAARIAAHHPRLKGRSPQAVLGRPLALADAQLVLAREYGFESWAALKHRVEVGSRVAQFRPHPRFGEAAAALDAGDLGRLRALLAADPALVHARTDLEPPYGYFTGATLLHHVAWNPGRPAPVPANVVEIARLLLDHGAEVDAETLGPSGGTTMGLVITSKMASDAGVSGPLIELLLERGATLDLGASERVIPDWGRRSVLDLPLANHAPRAAEKLIELGAEPDVCAAAALGRMDLLRGFFGEDGRLRSRPRRGGRPMAERDAVGLALLFAYVNRHPEAVDFLLEKDGNWDMTGVNNGTALHRAAWDGDLAMVRRLVARGADIGNRDNPFVSTPLSWAQHNKQAEVFAWMRSHCAIDLHDAAGFGLREHVEARLREDPASVNKRIDQWDVPQSTPLYWAAWTKYHDVDGEHPWDEAEREALVRLLLDRGADPNLVAGDGHTALDVAEAAGAAGVARLLAERGGRRAAEL from the coding sequence ATGCCCACGCGTTCCCTCCCCGCACGTCCCAGCCTCGCCCAGCTCAAGCTCCAGGCGAAAGAGCTCCAGCGCGCTCACCGCGAGGGAAAGCCTTCCGCCGCCGCGCGCATCGCCGCGCACCATCCGCGCCTGAAGGGCCGCTCGCCGCAGGCGGTGCTCGGCCGGCCGCTGGCGCTCGCCGACGCGCAGCTGGTGCTCGCCCGCGAGTACGGCTTCGAGAGCTGGGCCGCCCTGAAGCACCGCGTCGAGGTGGGGAGCCGCGTCGCGCAGTTCCGGCCGCACCCGCGCTTCGGCGAGGCCGCCGCCGCGCTCGACGCGGGCGACCTCGGGCGGCTGCGCGCCCTGCTCGCGGCGGACCCCGCCCTGGTCCACGCGCGCACCGACCTGGAGCCGCCGTACGGCTACTTCACCGGCGCCACGCTGCTGCACCACGTGGCCTGGAACCCGGGGCGCCCCGCCCCGGTGCCGGCGAACGTCGTCGAGATCGCGCGGCTGCTGCTGGACCACGGCGCCGAGGTGGACGCCGAGACGCTCGGCCCCAGCGGCGGGACCACGATGGGCCTGGTCATCACCAGCAAGATGGCGAGCGACGCCGGCGTCTCGGGGCCGCTCATCGAGCTCCTGCTGGAGCGCGGCGCCACGCTCGACCTGGGGGCCTCGGAGCGCGTGATCCCCGACTGGGGGCGGAGGAGCGTCCTGGACCTGCCGCTGGCGAACCATGCGCCGCGCGCCGCCGAGAAGCTGATCGAGCTGGGCGCCGAGCCGGACGTGTGCGCCGCCGCGGCGCTGGGGCGGATGGACCTCCTGCGCGGCTTCTTCGGCGAGGACGGGCGGCTGCGGTCGCGCCCGCGCCGGGGCGGCAGGCCGATGGCCGAGCGCGACGCCGTCGGGCTGGCGCTGCTCTTCGCCTACGTCAACCGGCACCCCGAGGCGGTGGACTTCCTGCTGGAGAAGGACGGGAACTGGGACATGACCGGCGTCAACAACGGCACGGCCCTGCACCGCGCCGCGTGGGACGGCGACCTGGCCATGGTCCGGCGCCTCGTCGCCAGGGGCGCCGACATCGGCAACCGGGACAATCCCTTCGTCTCGACGCCGCTCTCCTGGGCGCAGCACAACAAGCAGGCCGAGGTCTTCGCGTGGATGCGCTCTCACTGCGCCATCGACCTGCACGACGCGGCCGGCTTCGGCCTGCGGGAGCACGTGGAGGCCCGCCTGCGCGAGGACCCCGCCTCCGTGAACAAGCGCATCGACCAGTGGGACGTTCCCCAGAGCACGCCGCTGTACTGGGCCGCGTGGACGAAGTACCACGACGTCGACGGGGAGCATCCGTGGGACGAGGCGGAGCGCGAAGCGCTGGTGCGGCTGCTCCTGGACCGGGGCGCCGACCCGAACCTGGTGGCCGGCGACGGGCACACCGCGCTCGACGTCGCCGAAGCGGCGGGCGCGGCCGGCGTCGCGCGGCTGCTCGCCGAGCGGGGCGGCAGGCGGGCGGCGGAGCTGTAG
- a CDS encoding PadR family transcriptional regulator, whose protein sequence is MCARFNLTYPTALVLRALAEGCRYGFDVMDATGLASGTVYPLLRRLEALGFVTADWEGEEAARRDGRPARRYYQLTAEGAAVLGEARRKFAGLEHGLRAPSAPRPAEG, encoded by the coding sequence ATGTGCGCCCGCTTCAACCTGACCTACCCGACGGCCCTGGTGCTCCGCGCGCTGGCGGAGGGGTGCCGCTACGGCTTCGACGTGATGGACGCGACGGGGCTGGCGAGCGGCACCGTGTACCCGCTGCTGCGGCGGCTGGAGGCGCTGGGCTTCGTGACGGCGGACTGGGAGGGCGAGGAGGCCGCGCGCCGCGACGGGCGCCCGGCGCGCCGCTACTACCAGCTGACCGCCGAGGGCGCCGCCGTGCTGGGCGAGGCGCGCCGCAAGTTCGCCGGGCTGGAGCACGGCCTCCGCGCCCCGTCCGCCCCCCGCCCCGCCGAGGGGTGA
- a CDS encoding phosphatase PAP2 family protein produces the protein MSKSTAQRRPRRERRASPRTPDTRGQRWLFGFLRWIAGHVSGFYAAIGVFLIAAVVVILIAVFGFAELAMNVAEGETQAFDDSVLLWLDRHASPMLTGIALDVTALGAGTVVWTVVVIASFFLWHTRHRFSAVLLWVAMVGSALISSSLKAFFDRPRPDLFPWRAPYAGESSFPSGHSMTAMVAYFTLAYLIARLEPTRALKRFTFFVATVIILGVGLSRMYLGVHYPTDVIGGFFTGLAWASFCALSMEALRYFATRKPDVERKVEQDLEATADPIGGGKK, from the coding sequence ATGAGCAAGAGCACGGCCCAGCGGCGCCCCCGGCGCGAGCGCCGCGCCTCCCCCCGCACGCCGGACACGCGCGGCCAGCGCTGGCTGTTCGGCTTCCTGCGCTGGATCGCCGGCCACGTCAGCGGCTTCTACGCCGCCATCGGCGTCTTCCTGATCGCCGCGGTGGTGGTGATCCTGATCGCGGTCTTCGGCTTCGCCGAGCTGGCCATGAACGTGGCGGAGGGCGAGACGCAGGCGTTCGACGACTCGGTCCTGCTCTGGCTGGACCGCCACGCCTCGCCGATGCTCACGGGGATCGCGCTCGACGTCACGGCGCTGGGGGCGGGGACCGTGGTGTGGACGGTGGTGGTGATCGCCAGCTTCTTCCTCTGGCACACCCGCCACCGCTTCTCGGCCGTGCTGCTGTGGGTGGCGATGGTGGGCTCGGCGCTGATCAGCTCCAGCCTGAAAGCGTTCTTCGACCGGCCGCGGCCGGACCTCTTCCCCTGGCGCGCGCCGTACGCGGGCGAGTCGAGCTTCCCCTCGGGGCACTCGATGACGGCCATGGTGGCCTACTTCACCCTGGCGTACCTGATCGCCCGGCTGGAGCCCACGCGGGCGCTGAAGCGCTTCACCTTCTTCGTGGCCACGGTGATCATCCTGGGCGTGGGCCTCTCGCGCATGTACCTGGGGGTGCACTACCCAACGGACGTGATCGGCGGGTTCTTCACCGGGCTGGCGTGGGCGTCGTTCTGCGCCCTGTCGATGGAGGCGCTGCGCTACTTCGCCACCCGCAAGCCCGACGTGGAGAGGAAGGTGGAGCAGGACCTGGAGGCCACGGCGGATCCGATCGGCGGCGGGAAGAAGTAG
- a CDS encoding alpha/beta hydrolase, translating to MSDPILAHSRVAAPGREPERWLLVLHGIFGAGRNWGTIARRLAEARPEWGAVLVDLRMHGQSRSFQGPHTIAASAADVDALVAHLDLHAAAVLGHSFGGKVALVYTQHHGAELRQAWVVDSTVAVREPSGTAWRMIEVVKSLPPEFGSRDEAVQALMRAGYEEGVARWMAINLEPAEGRYRWRLDFAAMEEMLRDFFRTDLWPVVEQPPEGVELRFVKATRSDSLDPESAGRIRAAGEATGRVFLHELEGGHWLNTDNPEGVLRLLVEHLP from the coding sequence ATGTCCGACCCCATTCTCGCCCATTCGCGCGTGGCGGCGCCCGGCCGCGAGCCGGAGCGGTGGCTGCTGGTGCTGCACGGGATCTTCGGCGCGGGGCGCAACTGGGGCACCATCGCGCGGCGGCTGGCGGAGGCGCGGCCCGAGTGGGGGGCGGTGCTCGTCGACCTGCGGATGCACGGCCAGTCGCGCTCGTTCCAGGGCCCGCACACCATCGCGGCGAGCGCGGCGGACGTGGACGCGCTGGTGGCGCACCTGGACCTGCACGCGGCGGCCGTGCTCGGCCACTCCTTCGGCGGCAAGGTGGCGCTGGTCTACACGCAGCACCACGGCGCCGAGCTGCGCCAGGCGTGGGTGGTCGACTCCACCGTGGCCGTGCGCGAGCCGTCGGGGACCGCCTGGCGGATGATCGAAGTGGTGAAGTCGCTCCCCCCGGAGTTCGGCTCGCGCGACGAAGCCGTGCAGGCGCTGATGCGTGCCGGCTACGAGGAGGGCGTGGCGCGGTGGATGGCGATCAACCTGGAGCCCGCGGAGGGGCGCTACCGCTGGCGGCTGGACTTCGCCGCGATGGAGGAGATGCTGCGCGACTTTTTCCGCACCGACCTGTGGCCGGTGGTGGAGCAGCCGCCGGAAGGCGTGGAGCTGCGCTTCGTGAAGGCCACCCGCTCCGACAGCCTCGACCCCGAGTCCGCCGGGCGCATCCGCGCCGCGGGGGAGGCGACCGGCCGCGTCTTCCTCCACGAACTGGAGGGCGGCCACTGGCTCAACACCGACAACCCCGAGGGCGTGCTGCGGCTGCTGGTGGAGCACCTGCCGTAG
- a CDS encoding ABC transporter ATP-binding protein: MIRLEEVTKEYGGWLARARGRTVRALDGVSLAVEPGTALGIVGPNGAGKSTLIRLLLGYLRPTAGRVTLAGAAPRVYVEHHGVAYVPEVVAVPRHWSVRFALRAYAALGEVPDWRARVDAAVERLGLGEVADRRVSALSKGTLQRLAIAQALLGERWLMVLDEPTNGLDPEWIARLRDIVAEWRRADPRRTVVIASHDLDELERSTERVAVLESGKVREVIDLRPVAGFPAYRLEVEPAPGAAEAVRAAFPGAVPEEGPPLAFRVEAKDTAELNRRVAELIGRGLTVRALAPERVTLEDRYRRRKGGKRGGGR, from the coding sequence ATGATCCGTCTCGAGGAGGTCACGAAGGAGTACGGCGGCTGGCTGGCCCGCGCCCGCGGCCGCACCGTGCGCGCGCTCGACGGCGTGTCGCTCGCGGTGGAGCCGGGGACGGCGCTGGGGATCGTGGGCCCCAACGGCGCCGGGAAGAGCACGCTCATCCGCCTGCTCCTAGGCTACCTGCGCCCCACCGCCGGCCGGGTGACCCTGGCCGGGGCGGCGCCGCGCGTCTACGTGGAGCACCACGGCGTCGCCTACGTCCCCGAGGTGGTGGCGGTCCCGCGGCACTGGAGCGTGCGCTTCGCCCTGCGCGCCTACGCGGCGCTCGGCGAGGTGCCCGACTGGCGCGCCCGGGTCGACGCCGCCGTCGAGCGGCTGGGCCTCGGCGAAGTGGCCGACCGGCGGGTGAGCGCGCTCTCGAAGGGGACGCTGCAGCGGCTGGCGATCGCGCAGGCGCTCCTGGGCGAGCGGTGGCTGATGGTGCTGGACGAGCCCACGAACGGGCTGGACCCGGAGTGGATCGCCAGGCTCCGCGACATCGTGGCCGAATGGCGCCGCGCCGACCCGCGCCGCACCGTCGTGATCGCCTCGCACGACCTGGACGAGCTGGAGCGCTCGACGGAGCGGGTGGCGGTGCTGGAGTCGGGGAAGGTGCGCGAGGTGATCGACCTGCGCCCCGTGGCCGGCTTCCCCGCGTACCGGCTGGAGGTGGAGCCCGCCCCCGGCGCCGCCGAGGCGGTGCGCGCCGCCTTCCCGGGCGCGGTGCCCGAGGAGGGCCCGCCGCTCGCCTTCCGCGTGGAGGCGAAGGACACGGCGGAGCTGAACCGCCGGGTGGCCGAGCTGATCGGGCGCGGGCTCACCGTGCGCGCGCTGGCGCCCGAGCGGGTGACGCTGGAGGACCGCTACCGGCGGCGTAAGGGCGGGAAGCGAGGAGGCGGGCGATGA
- a CDS encoding DUF72 domain-containing protein — protein sequence MAGRILVGTQGWNYAAWVGPFYPEGTRPADMLTRYAEAFPTVEVDSTFYAVPPVNTVRGWAARSPEGFVFALKLPQEVTHERRLRDSEDVVGLFLERARLLGPKLGPVLVQMGPDFLPSEYDALAAFLPLLPRDLRFAVELRHQRWTRAEVLPDLLSLLAEHGVALALSDGRWMTRETVIDLAWRPTADFHYVRWMGPDRDLTDFSHVQVDRSTELSAWAAVLREMPSRGIDVYGYANNHFAGHSPASARDVQRLLGLRPVDPRQIGEQISLF from the coding sequence GTGGCGGGACGCATCCTGGTCGGGACGCAGGGGTGGAACTACGCCGCCTGGGTGGGGCCGTTCTACCCCGAGGGGACGCGCCCCGCGGACATGCTCACCCGCTACGCCGAGGCGTTCCCCACCGTCGAGGTGGACTCGACCTTCTACGCCGTCCCGCCCGTGAACACGGTGCGCGGGTGGGCGGCGCGCTCGCCGGAGGGGTTCGTCTTCGCGCTCAAGCTGCCGCAGGAGGTCACCCACGAGCGGCGGCTGCGCGATAGCGAAGACGTGGTGGGGCTCTTCCTGGAGCGCGCGCGGCTGCTGGGGCCCAAGCTGGGGCCGGTCCTGGTGCAGATGGGGCCGGACTTCCTCCCCTCCGAGTACGACGCGCTGGCCGCCTTCCTCCCGCTCCTCCCGCGCGACCTGCGCTTCGCGGTGGAGCTGCGCCACCAGCGGTGGACGCGCGCCGAGGTGCTCCCCGACCTGCTGTCGCTGCTGGCCGAGCACGGCGTGGCGCTGGCGCTCAGCGACGGGCGCTGGATGACGCGCGAGACGGTGATCGACCTGGCCTGGCGGCCCACGGCGGACTTCCACTACGTGCGCTGGATGGGCCCCGACCGCGACCTCACCGACTTCTCGCACGTGCAGGTGGACCGCTCGACCGAGCTCTCCGCTTGGGCCGCCGTGCTGCGCGAGATGCCCTCGCGCGGGATCGACGTCTACGGCTACGCCAACAACCACTTCGCCGGCCACAGCCCGGCCTCCGCGCGAGACGTCCAGCGCCTGCTCGGCCTGCGCCCCGTCGACCCCCGCCAGATCGGCGAGCAGATCTCGCTCTTCTGA
- a CDS encoding RNA polymerase sigma factor produces MTVVSLPQPVNRSRATEPSAPGAFEELYRAHYQRVYALTLRMTCDTERAEELTQDVFVRVWQNLATFRGESALSTWIHTVAVRTTLQHLRSEHRREARILSTDDVSRYAAEARRAMPDTRVDLERAMARLPQGARTVLLLVDVEGYPYDDAAELLGVTVGTVKSQLHRARRLMMEALER; encoded by the coding sequence GTGACGGTCGTCAGCCTGCCGCAGCCGGTGAACCGCTCCCGAGCCACCGAGCCGAGCGCCCCGGGCGCGTTCGAGGAGCTGTACCGCGCCCACTACCAGCGCGTGTACGCGCTCACCCTGCGCATGACCTGCGACACGGAGCGCGCCGAGGAGCTCACGCAGGACGTGTTCGTGCGCGTGTGGCAGAACCTGGCCACCTTCCGGGGCGAGAGCGCGCTCTCCACCTGGATCCACACGGTGGCCGTGCGCACCACGCTGCAGCACCTGCGCTCCGAGCACCGCCGCGAGGCGCGCATCCTGAGCACCGACGACGTGTCGCGCTACGCGGCCGAGGCCCGGCGCGCCATGCCCGACACGCGGGTGGACCTGGAGCGCGCCATGGCCCGGCTGCCGCAGGGGGCCCGGACGGTGCTCCTGCTGGTGGACGTGGAGGGATACCCGTACGACGACGCCGCGGAGCTGCTGGGCGTGACGGTGGGGACCGTGAAGAGCCAGCTCCACCGCGCGCGCAGGCTGATGATGGAGGCCCTGGAGCGATGA
- a CDS encoding PDZ domain-containing protein, whose protein sequence is MPFRPGLAVPALAAALLASAAAAQAGPCADGLPRTATLGIGFFHCVGGNCSVNLRTARGMAHDFSAEPRVWDLDPAGPAAGRLREGDVITAVDGALVTTPEGGRRLANLAPGRPVTLRVRRDGEEQEVRLVPVPGCNTPGLVVNTSPERPGWKSPGGGGMGERWRPPLRFGVQLECGDCGWRRGEDGWVFWASAPPRVKGVEPGSPAERAGVRPGDVLISIAGRRFTETGGQAPTRGARPGQPMRMEVLRDGRVLTLSIVPIILRPEEL, encoded by the coding sequence ATGCCCTTCCGCCCCGGACTCGCCGTCCCCGCCCTCGCGGCCGCGCTGCTGGCGTCCGCCGCCGCGGCCCAGGCGGGCCCCTGCGCGGACGGGCTCCCGCGCACGGCCACGCTGGGGATCGGCTTCTTCCACTGCGTGGGCGGCAACTGCAGCGTGAACCTGCGCACCGCGCGGGGGATGGCGCACGACTTCTCCGCCGAGCCGCGCGTGTGGGACCTGGACCCGGCGGGCCCCGCGGCGGGGCGCCTGCGCGAGGGCGACGTGATCACCGCCGTCGACGGCGCGCTGGTGACCACCCCCGAGGGCGGCCGCCGCCTGGCGAACCTGGCGCCGGGCAGGCCGGTCACCCTGCGCGTGCGGCGCGACGGCGAGGAGCAGGAGGTGCGGCTGGTGCCCGTCCCCGGGTGCAACACGCCGGGGCTGGTGGTGAACACGTCGCCCGAGCGGCCCGGGTGGAAGTCGCCCGGCGGCGGCGGCATGGGCGAGCGGTGGCGGCCGCCGCTGCGCTTCGGCGTGCAGCTCGAGTGCGGCGACTGCGGGTGGCGCCGCGGCGAGGACGGGTGGGTGTTCTGGGCGTCGGCGCCGCCGCGGGTGAAGGGGGTGGAGCCCGGCAGCCCCGCCGAGCGCGCCGGCGTGCGCCCCGGCGACGTCCTGATCTCCATCGCCGGCCGCCGCTTCACCGAGACGGGCGGCCAGGCCCCCACCCGCGGCGCGCGCCCCGGCCAGCCGATGCGGATGGAGGTCCTGCGCGACGGCCGCGTCCTCACCCTCTCCATCGTCCCCATCATCCTGCGTCCCGAAGAGCTTTAG
- a CDS encoding SDR family oxidoreductase → MELVLVAGATGQLGRYVVRELKARGYRVRALTRAPERLRAAGVEADEAARGDLLDSASLGAACAGVDAVLSCAGASMDLGALGDRRSFLEVDWRGNRSLLAAARAAGARKLVYVSVFGGEAMSGLEYTDAHERFVDELARSGLAHTVVRPTGFFSFLGEIAKMAKKGRGPVIGDGSARTNPIHEADVAVVCADALASPEREIAAGGPDVLTRREIVELAFRAVGREPKVTRVPPAVFRTMALLARPFNRRLAALLAFGAAVSQVDCVAPVRGTRRLEDYFRTLA, encoded by the coding sequence ATGGAGCTCGTCCTCGTGGCCGGGGCCACCGGCCAGCTCGGCCGATATGTGGTGCGGGAGCTGAAGGCGCGCGGCTACCGGGTGCGGGCGCTCACCCGCGCGCCGGAGCGGCTGCGCGCCGCGGGCGTGGAGGCCGACGAGGCCGCGCGCGGCGACCTGCTGGACTCGGCATCGCTCGGCGCGGCGTGCGCGGGTGTGGACGCGGTGCTCTCCTGCGCCGGCGCGTCGATGGACCTGGGCGCGCTCGGCGACCGGCGCTCGTTCCTGGAGGTGGACTGGCGGGGGAACCGCAGCCTGCTCGCGGCGGCGCGGGCGGCGGGCGCGCGGAAGCTCGTCTACGTCTCCGTCTTCGGCGGGGAGGCGATGAGCGGGCTGGAGTACACCGATGCGCACGAGCGCTTCGTGGACGAGCTGGCGCGCTCGGGGCTGGCGCACACCGTGGTGCGGCCGACGGGCTTCTTCTCCTTCCTCGGCGAGATCGCGAAGATGGCGAAGAAAGGTCGCGGTCCGGTGATCGGCGACGGCTCCGCGCGCACCAACCCGATCCACGAGGCCGACGTGGCGGTCGTGTGCGCCGACGCGCTCGCCTCCCCCGAGCGGGAGATCGCCGCGGGCGGGCCGGACGTGCTCACGCGGCGGGAGATCGTGGAGCTGGCCTTCCGCGCCGTGGGCCGCGAGCCCAAGGTTACCCGCGTGCCGCCGGCCGTCTTCCGCACCATGGCGCTGCTGGCGAGGCCCTTCAACCGGCGGCTGGCGGCGCTGCTGGCGTTCGGCGCGGCGGTGAGCCAGGTGGACTGCGTGGCGCCGGTGCGCGGCACGCGGCGGCTGGAGGACTACTTCCGCACCCTGGCGTAG
- a CDS encoding zf-HC2 domain-containing protein, giving the protein MNEHYGEATLHDYADGTLPPGDEAAVAAHLATCGECRGRVERVRALTAALGALPRRAEPACDLWPGVEARTVEPDRRVIPFPAAVAPFHRRSAPSAAWQRAAAAVLLFVGGVGIGRTTTAAAGPDPALPAETPATAMEAAARVQRAGTEYVAAVAAFAALTGQAEPAELAQGREAALAAMYGAAKELTRLPSRDSSASTIYRTVSSTRHLANVETAPDVRF; this is encoded by the coding sequence ATGAACGAGCACTACGGAGAAGCCACGCTGCACGACTACGCCGACGGGACGCTCCCGCCCGGCGACGAAGCCGCCGTGGCGGCGCACCTGGCGACTTGCGGCGAGTGCCGCGGCCGGGTGGAGCGCGTCCGCGCGCTCACCGCCGCCCTGGGCGCCCTGCCGCGCCGCGCCGAGCCGGCGTGCGACCTGTGGCCGGGGGTCGAGGCGCGCACGGTGGAGCCGGACCGGCGGGTGATCCCCTTTCCGGCCGCCGTGGCGCCCTTCCACCGCCGCTCGGCGCCGTCGGCCGCCTGGCAGCGGGCGGCCGCCGCCGTGCTCCTCTTCGTGGGCGGCGTCGGCATCGGCCGCACGACGACCGCGGCGGCGGGGCCGGACCCCGCGCTCCCGGCCGAGACTCCGGCCACCGCGATGGAGGCGGCCGCGCGGGTGCAGCGGGCGGGGACCGAGTACGTGGCCGCGGTAGCGGCGTTCGCGGCGCTCACGGGCCAGGCCGAGCCCGCCGAGCTGGCGCAGGGGCGCGAGGCCGCCCTGGCCGCCATGTACGGCGCCGCCAAGGAGCTCACCCGGCTGCCGTCGCGCGACAGCAGCGCCAGCACCATCTACCGCACCGTGTCGAGCACGCGCCACCTGGCGAACGTGGAGACGGCGCCCGACGTCCGCTTCTGA